In a single window of the Flavivirga spongiicola genome:
- a CDS encoding 3-hydroxyacyl-CoA dehydrogenase NAD-binding domain-containing protein, which produces MSNHKSNINNQISQIIQVGIIGSGTMGSGIAQVAATSGCKVKLYDTNQLALDKAKVALDKILNRLTEKGRIDTAEKSRIQGNIQYVDSLKSLSDSDLTIEAIIENLDIKQKVFSELETYVSDNCIIASNTSSLSIASIAASLEKPERCVGIHFFNPAPLMKLVEVIPAIQTSKEVLEKSVKIISDWKKTVAIAKDTPGFIVNRVARPFYGEALRIYEEGLADFVTIDHSLKTLGGFRMGPFELMDFIGNDVNYTVTETVFTAFYFDPRYKPAFTQKRFAEAGYLGRKSGKGYYNYDENGKRVIQSGSEESQNSEIAEAIFNRILIMLINEAADALFLNIASAEDIDNAMTKGVNYPKGLLAWADEKGIDWCVETMDNLYNEYHEDRYRCSPLLRKMNKLGMRFFN; this is translated from the coding sequence ATGTCAAATCACAAATCAAATATCAACAATCAAATATCACAAATCATACAAGTAGGAATTATAGGTTCTGGAACCATGGGAAGTGGTATTGCGCAAGTAGCAGCAACTTCTGGTTGCAAGGTGAAATTATATGATACCAATCAATTAGCTTTAGATAAAGCCAAAGTAGCGTTGGATAAAATATTAAACAGACTCACTGAAAAAGGAAGAATTGATACTGCCGAGAAAAGTAGGATTCAAGGCAATATTCAATATGTAGATAGCTTGAAAAGTCTTTCAGATTCTGATTTAACGATCGAAGCCATCATAGAGAATTTGGATATTAAGCAAAAGGTGTTTTCTGAATTAGAAACCTATGTGTCAGATAACTGTATTATCGCTTCAAATACATCTAGTTTATCAATAGCATCAATTGCTGCATCATTAGAAAAACCAGAACGTTGTGTTGGGATCCATTTTTTCAATCCAGCACCTTTAATGAAGTTGGTTGAGGTTATTCCAGCTATTCAAACGTCTAAAGAAGTGTTAGAGAAGTCGGTTAAGATTATATCTGATTGGAAAAAAACAGTAGCCATAGCAAAAGATACACCAGGTTTTATAGTGAATAGAGTAGCACGCCCGTTTTATGGAGAAGCATTAAGAATTTATGAAGAAGGTTTAGCGGATTTTGTAACGATTGACCACAGTTTAAAGACATTAGGAGGTTTCCGTATGGGACCATTCGAATTAATGGATTTTATAGGAAACGATGTTAACTATACAGTAACCGAAACAGTATTTACTGCATTTTATTTCGATCCAAGATATAAACCCGCATTTACGCAAAAACGTTTTGCAGAAGCAGGTTATCTCGGGAGAAAATCTGGAAAGGGGTATTACAATTATGATGAAAACGGCAAACGTGTCATTCAGAGCGGTAGCGAAGAATCTCAAAATAGTGAAATAGCAGAAGCTATATTCAATCGGATACTAATAATGTTAATCAATGAAGCGGCAGATGCCTTGTTTTTAAATATTGCTTCGGCTGAAGATATAGACAATGCTATGACTAAAGGCGTGAATTACCCTAAAGGGCTATTAGCTTGGGCAGATGAAAAAGGTATTGATTGGTGTGTTGAAACAATGGATAATTTATATAACGAATATCATGAAGATAGATACCGTTGCAGTCCATTATTACGTAAGATGAATAAACTAGGGATGAGGTTTTTTAATTAG
- a CDS encoding four helix bundle protein, with protein MRKSNYHFKFEDLTIYVRAMEFGELVNGLVKKFPKEERFELSSQFKRAADSIALNVSEGSSGTDKQFHNYLGNAWHSAHECVSCSSKAQMRNYITNEEDEENRRILTELSKMITTLRVRISKRIK; from the coding sequence ATGAGGAAATCAAATTATCATTTTAAGTTTGAAGATTTAACCATTTATGTTAGGGCAATGGAGTTTGGAGAGTTGGTAAATGGTTTAGTTAAAAAGTTTCCAAAAGAAGAACGGTTTGAGTTGTCTTCGCAATTCAAAAGAGCAGCAGATTCGATAGCATTGAATGTCTCTGAAGGTTCAAGTGGAACTGATAAACAATTTCATAACTATTTGGGTAATGCATGGCATAGTGCACATGAATGTGTTTCTTGTAGTTCAAAAGCCCAAATGAGAAATTATATTACAAATGAAGAAGATGAGGAAAATAGAAGGATACTAACCGAATTATCAAAAATGATAACCACGTTAAGAGTTAGGATTTCAAAAAGAATTAAATAA
- a CDS encoding PaaI family thioesterase: protein MSTKNKPIASHLIPYRMLSQDAYSQWLGIEILESEIGRVKVAMTIRKEMLNSMNYAHGGISYSLADTAFGFTSNTHGKYAVSIETSINHIEALNEGDYLVAECVIEKVNNKLGFNIVEVKRGDELVALFKGVVYRTQKDWE, encoded by the coding sequence ATGTCAACTAAAAATAAACCTATAGCCTCACACCTCATTCCTTACCGAATGTTAAGCCAAGACGCCTACAGCCAATGGTTAGGTATTGAAATTTTAGAAAGTGAGATTGGACGTGTTAAGGTAGCCATGACTATTCGAAAAGAGATGCTTAACAGTATGAATTATGCACATGGAGGAATTAGTTATTCGCTTGCTGATACAGCTTTCGGATTTACCTCAAACACACATGGGAAGTATGCAGTCTCTATTGAAACAAGCATTAATCATATAGAAGCATTAAATGAAGGTGATTATTTAGTCGCAGAATGTGTTATTGAAAAAGTAAATAATAAATTAGGGTTTAACATCGTAGAAGTAAAACGAGGAGATGAATTGGTTGCGCTATTTAAAGGTGTGGTTTATCGTACTCAAAAAGATTGGGAATAA
- the pcaF gene encoding 3-oxoadipyl-CoA thiolase, with product MKEAYIIDGIRTPIGSYKGTLSAVRTDDLGAIAIKEIVERNKNIPKDAYDDVIMGCANQAGEDNRNVARMCSLLAGLPFTVPGETVNRLCSSGLSAIIHANRAIKAGDGNVFIAGGVENMTRGPYVIGKPSTGFGGDSKMYDSTFGWRFINPKIHKLYGTDGMGNTAENLVEMYNISREDQDAFAYWSQMKATRAQENGRLDKEIVHVEIPQRKKDPIIFSKDEFVKPTTTKEVLAKLRPAFKKEGGSVTAGNSSGLNDGAAATIIASENAVKQYGLKPIARIVSSAVVGVEPRIMGIGPVQASNRALEKAGLTMDDIDVIELNEAFAAQALACTRAWGLADNDPRLNPNGGSIAIGHPLGVTGARIAYSAALELQEQQKRYALVTMCVGVGQGYAAIIERIPA from the coding sequence ATGAAAGAAGCATACATAATAGACGGTATTAGAACACCAATAGGGAGTTATAAAGGCACTTTGTCCGCTGTTCGTACAGACGATTTAGGGGCTATTGCTATTAAAGAAATTGTAGAGCGTAACAAGAATATTCCTAAAGACGCTTATGATGATGTTATCATGGGCTGTGCAAACCAGGCAGGAGAAGATAACCGTAATGTAGCACGTATGTGTTCTTTGTTGGCAGGGTTACCATTTACAGTTCCGGGAGAAACCGTTAACCGTTTATGCAGTTCGGGATTATCAGCTATTATTCATGCGAACAGAGCTATTAAAGCTGGAGATGGCAATGTGTTTATAGCAGGAGGTGTTGAGAATATGACGCGTGGTCCATACGTTATAGGAAAGCCGTCGACTGGATTTGGAGGTGATTCTAAAATGTACGATTCTACGTTTGGATGGCGTTTTATTAACCCGAAGATACATAAACTATATGGTACAGACGGTATGGGGAATACTGCCGAAAACCTTGTGGAAATGTATAATATTTCTCGTGAAGATCAAGATGCTTTTGCGTATTGGAGTCAAATGAAAGCAACCAGAGCGCAAGAAAATGGGCGTTTAGATAAAGAGATTGTTCATGTTGAAATTCCACAACGGAAAAAGGATCCAATTATTTTTTCAAAAGATGAGTTTGTAAAGCCAACAACAACGAAGGAAGTATTGGCAAAATTACGCCCAGCTTTTAAGAAAGAAGGAGGAAGTGTTACTGCTGGAAATTCATCGGGATTAAATGATGGAGCAGCAGCTACGATTATTGCATCAGAAAATGCTGTAAAACAATATGGATTAAAACCAATAGCAAGAATAGTAAGCTCAGCTGTAGTTGGTGTTGAGCCAAGAATCATGGGAATCGGTCCAGTGCAAGCTTCGAATAGAGCATTAGAAAAAGCAGGTTTAACTATGGACGATATCGATGTTATAGAATTAAACGAAGCATTTGCTGCACAAGCATTAGCATGTACCAGAGCTTGGGGATTAGCAGATAACGATCCAAGATTAAACCCAAATGGAGGTTCTATCGCCATTGGGCATCCATTAGGTGTTACAGGAGCTAGAATTGCATATTCAGCAGCTTTAGAATTACAAGAACAACAAAAAAGATATGCATTAGTTACCATGTGTGTTGGAGTAGGGCAAGGATATGCAGCAATTATAGAAAGAATTCCTGCGTAG
- a CDS encoding GIY-YIG nuclease family protein — MKHWCVYIMANKPNGVIYIGVTDNIDERVKEHKNKIYPKSFTAKYNCENLVYFEGLENGKEASIREKQFKKWKREWKVKLIVEMNPNWSDLSVNWNLDNKEFRVNK; from the coding sequence ATGAAACATTGGTGCGTCTATATAATGGCAAATAAACCTAACGGAGTAATTTATATAGGTGTAACCGATAATATTGATGAAAGAGTAAAAGAGCATAAAAATAAAATTTATCCAAAATCTTTTACTGCAAAGTATAATTGTGAAAACCTTGTTTATTTTGAAGGGTTAGAAAATGGAAAAGAAGCATCAATTAGAGAAAAACAATTTAAAAAATGGAAAAGAGAATGGAAAGTAAAACTGATTGTAGAAATGAATCCTAATTGGTCAGATTTAAGTGTAAATTGGAATTTAGATAATAAAGAATTTAGAGTTAATAAATAA
- the paaZ gene encoding phenylacetic acid degradation bifunctional protein PaaZ — translation MKKAQNYVTGQWQKGTGDGVPMFDAVTGEVIALSDTTGLDFAEILQYGRDKGETLRKMTFQERGNMLKKLALYLVKRKDAFYELSYRTGATKIDSWIDIEGGFGNLFANASLRKLFPNQSYHVEGDPIDLSRGGRFMAHHIMVPKKGVAIHINAFNFPVWGMLEKCAVNWMAGVPAIVKPATNTAFLTEAVVKEIIASNILPEGALQLITGSARSILDTVQSQDVVTFTGSASTGRLLKSHSQIINESVPFNMEADSLNSSILGEDAIPGTPEFNIFIKEVRKEMTVKAGQKCTAIRRVIVPEKLVEDVQIALGSALDKVTIGDPRLKEVRMGSLVSKDQVDEVRERVEEISKTAHIVYGSLDKVNVIGADAKKGAFISPILLREDHPFTNHAVHEKEAFGPVSTIMPYKNLDEAITLAQMGKGSLVSSITTNDDNIAKDYVVNAASHHGRILVLNRESAKESTGHGSPLPSLTHGGPGRAGGGEEMGGMRGIKHYLQRTAIQGSPTTLTEITGIYQANAKYKEAEQHPFKYHWEDIQPGMSLKTHKRTFTDTDIINFANLTWDHFYAHTDITSLDGSIFEKRTAHGYFIISAAAGLFVYPNKGPVSANYGLEECRFLRPLYHNDTVYVRLTCKQKVDRDVAGAEHPSGIVKWFVEVFDADDELVAIATILTMVQKKQETFVEMTEEKIQECLNKLTVDIKPKWGSMSAQHMVEHLEYTYRIASGEIQDFEIKTPEKILEKVHNSLYNYDKMPYEHMFPLAEESKIGELKSNNLEEAIIKLNEARNNYLEYFKENPDATLKNVVFGELNRYEWYLMERKHLNHHFEQFGLI, via the coding sequence ATGAAAAAAGCACAAAATTATGTTACAGGTCAATGGCAAAAAGGCACAGGTGATGGTGTTCCTATGTTTGATGCTGTAACGGGAGAAGTGATTGCGTTATCCGATACTACAGGTCTTGACTTTGCTGAAATCTTACAATACGGACGAGATAAAGGAGAAACTTTGCGCAAAATGACTTTTCAAGAGCGGGGAAACATGCTTAAAAAATTAGCATTGTATCTTGTTAAGAGAAAAGATGCATTTTACGAGCTAAGCTATAGAACAGGAGCTACAAAAATTGATAGTTGGATAGATATTGAGGGTGGTTTTGGTAACCTTTTTGCTAATGCTTCATTGCGTAAATTGTTTCCAAATCAGTCCTATCATGTAGAAGGAGATCCAATCGATTTATCTCGTGGCGGACGCTTTATGGCTCACCATATTATGGTGCCCAAAAAAGGTGTTGCCATTCACATTAATGCTTTTAATTTTCCAGTTTGGGGCATGCTAGAAAAGTGTGCTGTTAACTGGATGGCTGGTGTTCCTGCTATTGTGAAACCAGCAACAAATACAGCCTTTTTAACCGAAGCTGTTGTTAAAGAAATTATAGCATCTAACATATTGCCAGAAGGTGCTTTGCAATTAATTACAGGTTCTGCAAGATCTATATTAGATACGGTTCAATCTCAAGATGTTGTAACTTTTACAGGCTCAGCTTCAACAGGTCGTTTATTGAAATCGCATTCACAAATTATAAATGAATCTGTTCCATTTAATATGGAAGCTGATTCTTTAAATTCATCTATATTGGGTGAAGATGCCATTCCTGGAACGCCAGAGTTTAATATTTTTATAAAAGAAGTACGTAAGGAAATGACCGTAAAAGCGGGACAAAAATGTACAGCTATTAGGCGTGTTATTGTTCCAGAGAAATTGGTTGAAGATGTACAAATTGCATTAGGAAGTGCTTTGGATAAAGTAACTATAGGAGATCCAAGGCTTAAAGAAGTACGTATGGGGTCTTTGGTAAGCAAAGACCAAGTTGATGAAGTCAGAGAACGTGTTGAAGAAATTAGTAAAACGGCTCATATAGTATATGGTAGTTTAGATAAGGTAAATGTTATTGGAGCAGATGCTAAAAAAGGCGCTTTTATTAGCCCGATCTTATTAAGAGAAGATCATCCATTTACTAATCACGCTGTGCATGAAAAAGAAGCATTTGGTCCTGTTAGTACTATTATGCCATATAAAAATTTAGATGAGGCTATAACTTTAGCTCAAATGGGTAAAGGTTCTTTAGTATCGTCAATTACCACTAATGATGATAATATTGCAAAAGATTATGTGGTCAATGCAGCGAGTCATCATGGTCGTATTTTAGTTCTTAATAGAGAGAGTGCAAAAGAAAGCACAGGGCATGGGTCGCCACTTCCAAGTTTAACACATGGAGGCCCAGGACGTGCTGGTGGAGGAGAAGAAATGGGAGGCATGCGAGGTATTAAGCATTACTTGCAACGCACCGCAATTCAGGGTTCACCAACCACATTAACAGAAATTACTGGCATTTATCAGGCAAATGCCAAGTATAAAGAAGCAGAACAGCATCCATTTAAATACCATTGGGAAGATATTCAACCAGGTATGTCTTTAAAAACACATAAGCGCACATTTACAGATACAGATATAATTAATTTTGCTAACCTTACTTGGGATCATTTTTATGCACATACGGATATAACATCATTAGATGGAAGTATTTTTGAAAAGCGAACAGCTCATGGGTATTTTATTATTTCGGCTGCTGCCGGATTATTTGTATATCCGAATAAAGGACCAGTTTCTGCAAATTATGGCTTGGAAGAATGTCGTTTTTTACGTCCTTTGTATCATAATGATACCGTTTATGTACGTTTAACATGCAAACAAAAAGTAGATAGAGATGTTGCAGGTGCAGAACACCCTAGTGGTATTGTAAAATGGTTTGTTGAGGTATTTGATGCTGACGATGAATTGGTGGCTATAGCAACCATTCTAACAATGGTTCAGAAAAAACAGGAGACATTTGTTGAAATGACAGAAGAGAAAATTCAAGAATGTTTAAATAAATTGACAGTAGATATTAAACCAAAATGGGGAAGTATGTCGGCGCAACATATGGTTGAACATTTAGAATATACTTATAGAATTGCATCAGGAGAAATACAGGATTTTGAAATTAAAACACCTGAAAAAATATTAGAAAAAGTGCATAACTCACTTTATAATTATGATAAAATGCCATATGAGCACATGTTCCCTTTAGCAGAGGAATCTAAAATTGGGGAATTAAAATCAAACAATTTAGAAGAGGCTATTATTAAACTAAATGAAGCTAGAAATAACTATTTGGAGTATTTTAAAGAAAACCCTGATGCTACTTTAAAAAATGTAGTGTTTGGAGAATTAAATAGATATGAGTGGTATTTGATGGAGCGAAAGCATTTGAATCATCATTTTGAACAATTTGGATTAATATAA
- a CDS encoding enoyl-CoA hydratase/isomerase family protein: MSDPYVKIDIENEVGYIEFFHPAHNSLPGNILAELAETITEAGENDAVKVIVLKSGGDRTFCAGASFKELININDAAKGKVFFSGFANVINAMRKCPKFIIGRIQGKTVGGGVGLAASTDYCMGTKFAAIKLSELNIGIGPFVVGPAIERKMGLSAMSQIAIDANSFYPAEWAKQKGLFTHVYDGTEELDEAVKVTAEHLCTYNTEAMMEMKKVFWKGTDHWDELLAERAETSGRLVLSDFTKEKLKGFK, encoded by the coding sequence ATGAGTGACCCTTATGTTAAAATAGATATAGAAAACGAGGTAGGATACATCGAGTTTTTTCATCCTGCACATAATTCCTTGCCAGGAAACATATTAGCAGAACTAGCCGAAACTATAACTGAAGCAGGTGAGAATGATGCTGTCAAAGTAATTGTTCTAAAAAGTGGGGGTGACCGGACATTTTGTGCAGGAGCAAGTTTTAAAGAACTTATTAATATAAATGATGCTGCAAAAGGAAAAGTATTCTTTTCAGGATTTGCAAATGTGATTAATGCGATGCGTAAATGCCCAAAGTTTATTATTGGGCGCATTCAAGGAAAAACTGTTGGAGGAGGTGTTGGTTTAGCAGCTTCAACAGATTATTGTATGGGAACAAAATTCGCAGCAATCAAATTAAGCGAGCTAAATATTGGTATTGGACCTTTTGTTGTGGGACCAGCAATAGAACGTAAAATGGGATTGAGTGCGATGTCTCAGATTGCTATAGACGCTAATTCATTTTATCCTGCAGAATGGGCAAAACAAAAAGGCTTATTTACGCATGTATATGATGGTACTGAAGAACTTGATGAAGCTGTAAAAGTGACAGCAGAGCATTTATGTACTTACAATACAGAAGCGATGATGGAAATGAAAAAGGTTTTTTGGAAAGGAACAGACCATTGGGATGAACTATTAGCAGAGCGAGCAGAAACAAGTGGACGATTAGTTTTAAGTGATTTTACAAAAGAAAAATTAAAAGGGTTTAAGTGA
- a CDS encoding acyltransferase, whose translation MIYSFKGYIPVVHESSFVHPLAAVTGNVIIGKHCYVGPGAAIRGDWGQIILEDGVNVQENCTVHMFPGKSIVLKESAHVGHGAIIHGANLGKNCLIGMNTVIMDDAEIGDECIVGAMSFVKAETKIPGRSLVVGNPAKIIKQVSDEMIDWKTKGTQLYQQLPADCHESLNEVAPLRAIPDTMKMQEGVYDTLRDFMKK comes from the coding sequence ATGATTTACAGTTTTAAAGGATACATACCCGTTGTACACGAATCTAGTTTTGTGCATCCTTTGGCTGCCGTAACCGGTAATGTCATTATTGGCAAGCATTGTTATGTTGGCCCGGGAGCAGCCATTCGTGGAGATTGGGGGCAAATCATTTTGGAAGATGGCGTAAACGTTCAGGAAAACTGTACAGTTCATATGTTTCCTGGGAAATCTATCGTACTAAAGGAGAGTGCTCACGTTGGTCATGGCGCTATCATTCATGGCGCAAATTTGGGTAAAAATTGCCTTATTGGAATGAACACGGTCATTATGGATGATGCCGAAATTGGAGATGAATGTATTGTTGGAGCTATGTCTTTTGTAAAAGCAGAAACTAAAATTCCCGGTCGAAGTTTAGTAGTAGGTAATCCAGCAAAAATTATCAAACAAGTTAGTGACGAGATGATTGATTGGAAAACTAAAGGAACACAATTGTACCAACAATTACCAGCAGATTGTCACGAAAGTTTAAATGAAGTTGCCCCTCTAAGAGCCATTCCGGACACCATGAAAATGCAAGAAGGAGTGTATGATACGCTTCGAGATTTTATGAAAAAGTAA
- a CDS encoding dihydrolipoamide acetyltransferase family protein: MEFEFKMPKMGESITEGTIINWLVSEGESFDEGDIIIEIATDKVDNEVPAPYSGRLVKILFEAKDVVSVGEVIALLDVSEKTKSAKPIEIEKPASPSPVENKAKSRTSKQVQTPSEEKFSVSNSNTFFSPLIISIAKEHHISFEELARIPATGNEDRLRKSDVFRYIEDGRPFKFAQPVAQQDPTAYRIPQLSFDKGKGKVVKMDRMRQMIADHMVYSKHTSPHVTAYVEADLTNMVHWRDANKKAFQEKYGERLTFTPLFVEAVAKAVKDFPNINASVDSGNIIVKEAINIGMAAALPSGNLIVPVVKNADTKDLTELAANVNELTNKARENKLAGDDIKGSTFTISNVGTFGSLMGTPIINQPEVAILALGIIKKRAEVIETENGDEIAIRSMMYLSLSFDHRVVDGYLGGSFLKRVADYFEQFDTSRTI; the protein is encoded by the coding sequence ATGGAATTCGAATTTAAAATGCCCAAAATGGGCGAAAGTATTACAGAAGGAACTATCATCAACTGGTTGGTTAGTGAAGGAGAATCGTTTGATGAAGGTGATATCATTATAGAAATAGCTACAGATAAAGTAGATAATGAAGTTCCTGCACCTTATTCTGGAAGATTAGTAAAAATACTATTTGAAGCAAAAGATGTTGTATCAGTTGGAGAAGTGATTGCTTTATTAGACGTTTCAGAAAAAACAAAGTCGGCTAAACCTATAGAAATTGAAAAACCTGCTAGCCCAAGTCCAGTTGAGAATAAAGCGAAATCAAGAACTTCAAAACAAGTTCAAACACCTTCCGAAGAAAAGTTTAGTGTTTCAAATTCAAATACCTTCTTTTCTCCGTTGATTATTTCTATTGCTAAAGAGCATCACATTAGTTTTGAAGAACTAGCCAGGATTCCAGCAACAGGAAATGAAGATAGATTACGTAAAAGCGATGTATTTAGATATATAGAAGATGGGAGACCATTCAAATTTGCACAACCTGTAGCACAGCAAGACCCTACGGCCTACCGTATTCCCCAATTAAGCTTCGATAAAGGAAAAGGCAAAGTCGTCAAAATGGATCGAATGCGCCAAATGATTGCAGATCATATGGTATATTCAAAACATACCTCACCACATGTAACGGCATACGTTGAAGCAGATTTAACAAACATGGTTCATTGGAGAGATGCAAATAAAAAAGCATTTCAAGAAAAATATGGAGAACGTTTAACTTTTACGCCATTGTTTGTAGAAGCAGTTGCAAAAGCGGTGAAAGATTTTCCAAATATCAACGCATCAGTAGATAGCGGTAACATCATTGTAAAAGAAGCTATTAATATTGGAATGGCAGCAGCATTACCAAGTGGAAACTTAATTGTTCCTGTGGTAAAAAATGCAGATACTAAAGACTTAACAGAGCTGGCCGCTAATGTAAACGAACTGACAAACAAAGCAAGAGAGAATAAATTAGCAGGTGACGATATAAAAGGTAGCACGTTTACAATTTCGAATGTAGGAACCTTTGGTAGCCTCATGGGAACACCCATAATCAACCAACCTGAAGTTGCCATTTTAGCATTAGGAATTATTAAGAAAAGAGCCGAAGTTATCGAAACAGAAAATGGAGATGAAATTGCTATACGGAGTATGATGTACCTTTCTTTGTCATTTGACCATAGAGTCGTTGATGGCTATTTAGGAGGGAGTTTCTTAAAACGCGTAGCCGATTATTTCGAACAATTTGATACAAGTAGAACAATATAA
- a CDS encoding branched-chain amino acid aminotransferase: protein MENTIKITRVKASKVNDLDFDNIPLGTIFTDHMFICDYENGQWQTPRIEPLDLIPTHPAAMALHYGQAIFEGMKSTLDIHGNPGLICPEKNGERLNFSARRVGMPDFPVALFVEGLKQFVGLEKNWIPPQEGSALYLRPFMYADEPFIGMRAANHYKFIIIASPSGPFFTKRISLHAETKFIRAAQGGTGEAKVAGNYAAAIQPTELAKAKGYDQILWLDAVEHKYIQEVGTMNVFFKINGELITPKLDGCILNGISRMCSIELLRARGYKVIERLISIDEIIQASENNTLEEAFGTGTAVGVAMIQDIGYKDKTIHVSDNNPVGQMIRGTVHGIRSGRLEDEFGWMVTIKNELV from the coding sequence ATGGAAAACACTATAAAAATTACCAGAGTTAAAGCGTCTAAAGTAAATGATTTAGATTTTGATAACATTCCGTTAGGAACCATTTTCACAGATCATATGTTTATTTGCGATTATGAAAATGGCCAATGGCAAACCCCAAGAATAGAGCCATTAGATTTGATTCCAACACATCCAGCAGCCATGGCTTTACATTACGGGCAGGCAATTTTTGAAGGCATGAAATCAACGTTAGACATCCATGGAAACCCTGGGCTCATTTGTCCAGAAAAAAATGGAGAACGTTTAAATTTCAGTGCACGACGTGTTGGTATGCCAGACTTTCCTGTAGCGTTATTTGTGGAAGGGCTAAAACAATTTGTTGGTCTTGAGAAAAACTGGATTCCACCACAGGAAGGAAGTGCCTTATATCTTCGTCCATTTATGTATGCAGATGAACCTTTTATAGGTATGAGAGCTGCAAACCATTATAAGTTCATTATTATAGCATCTCCTTCAGGACCATTTTTTACTAAAAGAATTAGTTTACATGCCGAAACAAAATTCATTAGAGCAGCTCAAGGAGGTACTGGCGAAGCAAAAGTCGCAGGAAACTATGCCGCAGCTATTCAACCTACGGAACTAGCTAAGGCAAAGGGGTATGACCAGATTTTGTGGTTAGATGCTGTTGAGCATAAGTACATTCAAGAAGTGGGTACTATGAATGTATTCTTTAAAATAAACGGTGAACTTATAACACCTAAGTTGGATGGTTGTATTTTAAATGGCATAAGTAGAATGTGTTCCATTGAATTGCTGCGTGCTCGTGGATATAAAGTTATAGAGCGTTTGATTTCTATAGATGAAATTATTCAAGCCTCAGAAAATAATACTTTAGAAGAAGCTTTTGGAACAGGGACTGCAGTAGGGGTAGCGATGATCCAAGATATTGGTTATAAAGACAAAACGATTCATGTTTCAGATAATAATCCAGTTGGACAAATGATTCGGGGTACAGTGCATGGTATTCGTTCTGGAAGGTTAGAAGACGAATTCGGTTGGATGGTAACTATTAAAAACGAGTTAGTTTAA